The Pseudomonadota bacterium genome window below encodes:
- a CDS encoding ATP-binding protein yields MLLDKVTENIDDITKAIQISVEELTYKGSSTERLKSYVDMLNKKGIKEISILSDNSEVIASSDPKKIGTKEKLSEKKTVKKKNLMITARLGEDSKKDTQRLYNVIMPVSIKGQNIGYIHINMVLDDYRLLQRKNHLTRVLSMIFAFGIGIIFSLLIAEKYTEPIKRIAEASKRIAEGELVNIQDMNRKDEIGVLVKSFNDMVDKLGERKELEEKLKKTEQLSMIGQLSSGIAHEIRNPLNFMSLSVGHIKERIEEENIQGKEDLVKLLDNVTNEIYRVNGLIHNFLFLGKPITLNKEWILPKTLINEALHILKDKIRNGIDINVVPEGDGQPMYCDREYMRLCIINLLLNAVQAIEDKGAVVVEFGKEDTFYFISVTDNGKGIDSEDIEKIFEAYYSTKKLGIGLGLAVTRRFIEEHEGIVSIESEIGKGTKMKIRIPVYEV; encoded by the coding sequence ATGCTTTTAGATAAAGTAACTGAAAACATCGACGACATTACAAAGGCTATTCAGATAAGTGTGGAAGAGCTGACATATAAAGGCAGCAGCACAGAAAGGCTAAAAAGCTATGTTGACATGTTAAACAAAAAGGGGATCAAAGAAATATCTATTTTAAGTGATAATTCCGAGGTAATTGCCAGCTCCGATCCAAAAAAGATTGGCACCAAGGAAAAACTGAGTGAAAAAAAGACAGTCAAAAAAAAGAATCTGATGATTACCGCCCGGCTTGGTGAGGATAGTAAAAAAGACACCCAGCGGCTTTATAATGTAATTATGCCCGTATCCATAAAAGGACAAAACATAGGGTATATACACATTAACATGGTACTGGATGATTACAGGCTCCTCCAGCGAAAAAACCATCTTACAAGGGTCCTGAGCATGATCTTTGCTTTCGGTATCGGCATTATCTTCAGCCTCCTTATCGCAGAAAAATATACCGAACCGATAAAAAGGATTGCCGAGGCAAGCAAACGGATAGCAGAAGGAGAATTGGTAAATATACAGGACATGAACCGTAAAGATGAAATCGGGGTACTTGTAAAAAGTTTTAATGATATGGTTGATAAGTTGGGGGAAAGGAAGGAGCTGGAAGAAAAACTGAAAAAGACAGAACAACTGTCCATGATAGGTCAACTTTCATCAGGAATAGCTCATGAAATCAGAAATCCCTTAAATTTTATGTCATTATCGGTGGGACATATTAAAGAGAGGATCGAGGAGGAAAATATTCAGGGCAAGGAAGACCTCGTAAAGCTCCTGGATAATGTAACAAATGAGATATACAGGGTTAACGGTCTCATCCATAACTTTCTTTTTCTTGGAAAACCAATAACATTGAACAAGGAATGGATATTGCCAAAAACACTCATCAATGAAGCGCTCCACATTTTGAAAGACAAGATCAGAAACGGTATTGATATAAATGTTGTACCTGAGGGCGATGGACAACCCATGTATTGCGACAGGGAATATATGAGGCTCTGCATTATAAACCTGTTGCTGAACGCTGTTCAGGCCATTGAGGATAAAGGAGCTGTTGTTGTAGAATTCGGCAAGGAAGATACCTTCTATTTTATCAGCGTAACAGACAATGGAAAAGGCATAGATTCTGAAGACATTGAAAAAATCTTCGAGGCTTATTATTCCACAAAGAAACTCGGTATCGGTCTGGGACTTGCCGTTACAAGGAGATTTATCGAAGAACACGAAGGGATCGTATCTATAGAAAGCGAAATAGGCAAAGGAACGAAAATGAAAATCAGGATACCTGTTTATGAAGTATGA
- a CDS encoding sigma-54 dependent transcriptional regulator encodes MKYDKGSIFVIEDDNNQRDIIKTILMKEGFYVEDADCGKKAIELLKNSSFDIVLTDLRLPDIDGTEVIKEVKTFNKICHVIVITAYGSIPSAIEATKLGAFYYLEKPFEKDQLLLVINNAMNQSRLMKDNIMLKDQLVDRFTLDNIVGIHGRMGELFKIVRKVAPTNSTVLIYGESGTGKELFAKSIHYNSPRKNKPFFAINCAAIPETLLESELFGYEKGAFTGALARRIGLFEQANGSSLFLDEIGDLTLSTQAKLLRAIQEREIRRIGGKENIKLDVRIVAATNKKLEEEISKGRFREDLYYRLNVIAFSIPPLRERVTDIPLLVEHFLKQLYEAHGKKKVIANEALDLLMKYAWPGNVRQLQSVVERAYIMCEEEIIGIEYMPEEVKNENGKDLAKHINIPDEGVNFEEIEKEFIKKAFFKADGKISLAAKLLNMPYDKLWFKVKKLKEKGDILDITNK; translated from the coding sequence ATGAAGTATGATAAAGGCAGTATTTTTGTAATCGAAGATGACAATAACCAACGGGATATCATAAAAACTATCCTTATGAAGGAAGGTTTCTATGTTGAAGACGCAGATTGTGGGAAAAAAGCAATTGAACTTTTAAAAAACAGCTCTTTCGATATAGTACTGACCGATTTGAGACTTCCCGATATAGACGGCACAGAAGTGATTAAAGAAGTGAAAACATTTAACAAAATATGTCATGTCATCGTTATCACTGCTTATGGTTCCATACCATCTGCAATTGAAGCGACAAAGCTCGGCGCTTTTTACTATCTTGAAAAACCCTTTGAAAAAGATCAACTACTTCTCGTGATAAACAATGCAATGAATCAGTCAAGGCTCATGAAAGACAATATTATGCTGAAGGATCAGCTCGTTGACAGATTCACCCTGGACAATATCGTCGGCATTCACGGCAGGATGGGAGAGCTTTTTAAGATAGTGCGAAAGGTTGCCCCTACAAATTCTACTGTTTTGATATACGGGGAAAGCGGGACAGGAAAGGAGCTTTTTGCGAAAAGTATTCATTATAACAGCCCAAGAAAAAATAAACCTTTTTTTGCGATAAACTGCGCTGCCATACCTGAAACTTTGCTTGAAAGCGAGCTCTTCGGCTATGAGAAAGGCGCCTTTACCGGTGCTCTAGCACGTCGTATTGGCCTATTTGAGCAGGCAAACGGGAGTAGCCTTTTCCTTGATGAAATTGGTGACCTTACCTTAAGCACCCAGGCAAAATTATTGAGGGCAATCCAGGAAAGGGAAATACGTAGAATCGGCGGGAAAGAAAACATAAAGCTTGACGTAAGAATAGTCGCAGCAACAAACAAGAAACTCGAAGAAGAAATTTCAAAAGGGAGATTTCGTGAAGATTTGTATTACAGGCTAAATGTGATTGCCTTTTCTATTCCTCCGCTCAGGGAAAGAGTAACGGATATCCCGCTTCTTGTTGAACATTTTTTAAAGCAATTATATGAAGCACATGGAAAGAAAAAGGTTATTGCAAATGAGGCGTTAGACCTTCTTATGAAATATGCCTGGCCCGGTAATGTAAGACAACTTCAATCCGTTGTTGAACGGGCTTATATCATGTGCGAAGAAGAAATTATTGGCATAGAGTATATGCCCGAAGAGGTTAAAAATGAAAACGGGAAAGACCTTGCAAAACATATAAATATTCCGGATGAAGGTGTAAACTTCGAAGAAATAGAAAAAGAATTTATAAAAAAAGCATTTTTCAAAGCGGACGGAAAAATTTCGCTGGCAGCAAAGCTTCTCAATATGCCATATGATAAATTGTGGTTCAAGGTGAAAAAATTGAAAGAAAAGGGTGACATTCTTGATATCACGAACAAGTAA
- the murI gene encoding glutamate racemase, with product MKTLSIGMFDSGIGGLTVLKEVKELLPSEHILYLGDSARLPYGNKSPQTITKYALESAIFLLTKGIKVLVIACNTSSALALDILKRKLPIPVLGVISPAAAEAVRCTKTKKVGIIGTKATINSMAYEKAIKKIDPEIEVLAKSCPLFVPIVEEGLENDGVAFLMAEKYLENFQHSGVDVLVMGCTHYPILEHVIKKVMGKDVNIINTGCETAKEVMHTLETNNIVNDTGKGGCDYFVTDSPDTFKEIGGRFLGEKISHIKYLKSLDYNDFLLSS from the coding sequence ATGAAAACGCTTTCAATCGGTATGTTTGATTCGGGCATAGGGGGGCTTACTGTACTAAAGGAGGTAAAGGAGCTGCTGCCCTCAGAACACATCCTGTACCTTGGCGACTCGGCAAGGCTTCCTTACGGCAATAAATCTCCGCAAACCATCACAAAGTATGCCCTTGAAAGTGCAATATTTTTACTCACAAAAGGGATAAAAGTCCTTGTGATTGCCTGCAACACGTCCTCTGCCCTGGCGCTGGACATTCTCAAAAGAAAGTTGCCTATCCCTGTTCTGGGTGTTATTTCCCCGGCAGCGGCAGAAGCGGTGCGTTGCACAAAAACAAAAAAGGTAGGCATTATTGGTACAAAAGCCACAATAAACAGCATGGCCTATGAAAAGGCTATAAAGAAGATCGATCCCGAGATAGAGGTGCTGGCAAAATCATGTCCTCTTTTTGTTCCAATTGTTGAAGAAGGGCTTGAAAATGATGGTGTTGCCTTCCTTATGGCAGAGAAGTATCTGGAAAATTTTCAGCATTCAGGGGTTGACGTGCTGGTCATGGGTTGCACACACTACCCTATCTTGGAGCATGTTATTAAAAAAGTTATGGGTAAGGACGTAAATATTATAAATACCGGATGTGAAACCGCCAAAGAAGTGATGCATACCCTTGAAACAAACAATATTGTCAATGACACAGGGAAAGGGGGATGTGATTATTTTGTAACTGACTCCCCTGATACGTTTAAGGAAATAGGCGGCCGCTTTCTCGGAGAAAAAATATCACATATAAAATATCTCAAAAGCCTCGATTATAATGATTTTTTGCTTTCTTCATGA
- the priA gene encoding primosomal protein N', whose protein sequence is MIVHVALSIPIAKTFSYSVPEKWESFIKPFSRVAVPFHNRTLTGFIVDIEEKDDAGLKAISDIIDIFPLIDDKIIRLCEWASRYYVTPIGMVLKFVLPQTLKIENYISIRSLESCTSALEGVPLKKAYKNPGKDAIIQSFQNGLIEFRDSFTGKIFAPSRKTYGGDGAFEKKLYIGDIESRIAYYMKCISEYISEGKNVLMLLPDYNSAGVFYHKAFIEKFKNNVIWYGSAIKTKTRMDAYFKARNEKGFLILGNKSCIFLPILNLSLIIVERQEEDEYRNEEGFNFNANMLALRLAESEHIPIVFGSASPSMEMFKYGEEGRFTVIGKEQQIDRKYSVVLMDKSLAAQADLPDKLVAVIKGAVQQNENIAVFTPRRGYISHIQCLECKRTFLCPFCEGLLGLNKQDSVLVCGNCNKSFTYEDKCVYCGSNLIRPYNIGTEYIEEKLKTLFQDSHIVNITAETIKKFRKTMSDISDSRRLILVGTQSLSKIYGMHTNKLIFVGWEELVRMAGYRSEEKMFQIFMNLLDILKPEEIYFFMDKKLAVNPARFFGLEKFYTEELKKRKAAEFPPYVRFFLIDVEKKEEKTGLRILDKINNILEQEGLIEHVTGPMKEKRKGFYKWKLILKGDEMLLQKALLSIYGLPGVHIEADPMNI, encoded by the coding sequence ATGATTGTTCATGTTGCGTTATCTATACCAATAGCTAAAACATTTTCATATTCGGTGCCGGAAAAGTGGGAGTCCTTTATAAAACCATTTTCAAGGGTTGCCGTCCCCTTTCACAACAGGACATTAACAGGTTTTATTGTCGATATTGAAGAAAAAGATGATGCAGGCCTGAAAGCCATCAGTGACATAATAGACATATTCCCCTTAATTGACGACAAGATTATCCGTTTGTGTGAATGGGCTTCCCGTTATTATGTAACGCCTATCGGTATGGTGCTTAAATTTGTCCTCCCGCAAACGCTTAAGATTGAAAACTACATTTCCATCAGGAGTCTGGAGTCGTGCACATCAGCATTAGAGGGAGTTCCCTTGAAAAAAGCGTATAAAAATCCTGGAAAAGATGCAATTATTCAGTCTTTTCAAAACGGTTTAATAGAATTCCGGGATAGTTTTACCGGTAAAATCTTTGCCCCATCCCGGAAGACATACGGGGGAGATGGAGCTTTCGAAAAAAAGTTATATATTGGGGATATAGAAAGCCGCATTGCATATTATATGAAATGTATATCCGAATATATAAGTGAAGGGAAAAACGTTCTTATGCTGCTTCCTGATTACAATTCGGCAGGAGTGTTTTATCACAAGGCTTTTATTGAGAAGTTTAAAAATAATGTAATCTGGTATGGGTCGGCTATTAAAACCAAAACAAGGATGGATGCGTACTTTAAAGCGAGAAACGAAAAGGGTTTTTTGATCCTCGGCAACAAGAGCTGCATATTTTTGCCGATACTGAACCTTTCCCTTATCATTGTTGAGAGACAAGAGGAAGATGAATACAGAAATGAAGAAGGATTTAATTTTAATGCGAACATGTTAGCCTTGAGATTGGCTGAATCAGAGCATATCCCCATTGTTTTCGGAAGTGCTTCACCATCTATGGAAATGTTTAAATATGGAGAAGAAGGGAGATTCACTGTTATTGGAAAAGAGCAGCAGATAGACAGGAAGTACTCGGTAGTTTTGATGGATAAAAGCCTTGCCGCACAAGCTGATTTGCCGGATAAACTCGTGGCTGTTATAAAAGGAGCGGTGCAACAGAATGAAAACATTGCTGTATTTACACCGAGAAGAGGCTACATATCTCACATCCAGTGCCTCGAATGCAAAAGGACATTTTTATGCCCTTTTTGCGAAGGGTTATTGGGCCTAAATAAACAAGATAGTGTGCTTGTCTGCGGCAACTGCAACAAAAGCTTTACGTATGAAGATAAGTGTGTTTATTGCGGCAGCAATCTTATCCGCCCCTACAATATTGGTACGGAATATATTGAGGAAAAGCTTAAGACACTTTTTCAGGACTCTCATATTGTAAACATCACTGCGGAAACTATTAAAAAATTTAGAAAAACAATGTCCGACATTTCGGATAGCCGCAGATTAATTCTTGTAGGAACCCAGTCTCTATCCAAGATATACGGTATGCATACAAATAAACTGATTTTTGTCGGATGGGAAGAGCTGGTCAGGATGGCCGGATACAGGTCAGAGGAGAAGATGTTCCAGATTTTTATGAACTTATTGGACATATTGAAGCCTGAAGAGATTTACTTTTTCATGGACAAAAAGCTTGCTGTTAATCCTGCACGTTTTTTTGGTTTGGAAAAATTCTATACTGAAGAATTGAAGAAAAGAAAAGCTGCTGAATTTCCGCCCTATGTGAGATTTTTTTTGATAGATGTTGAGAAAAAAGAGGAAAAAACAGGCTTGAGAATACTTGATAAGATAAACAATATCCTTGAACAGGAAGGGTTAATCGAACACGTAACAGGTCCTATGAAAGAAAAGAGGAAAGGTTTTTACAAATGGAAGTTGATCCTGAAAGGTGATGAAATGCTCTTGCAGAAAGCCCTTTTATCCATCTATGGTTTGCCCGGTGTGCATATTGAAGCAGACCCGATGAATATTTAG
- the polA gene encoding DNA polymerase I, with product MTEESELITQQQETGITRRIFLVDGHSYLYRAFHATPYMSNSKGIPTNTTYAFISMLKKLMNEEKPDTLIVVFDSKAPSFREEISKAYKAQRPPMPDNLSVQIPYVKMVMEAMGIPILEQAGFEADDIIGTIVEKFREENVQMYIVTGDKDMMQLVSNRVFIRDTMKNLLIGEQEVMEKFGVKPSLMTDYLALCGDTSDNIPGVPGVGEKTAKELIDSIGSIEEIYERLEEVKKISVKEKLVAGKDLAFMSKELATIRIDVPIGKEVEHLVQKEEDSNALRRIYRELEFTLLYKEIGAENTKKKASQEIELSSLNRKNVAIVTNFQGKSPNDIHLDGFAAFDNEGVYFSRNEDELIDIMGSAEEVVIHNIKPVLLFLLNKADALNPFAFHPLPLFSHLFFDTMLASYLLNPLRKDYGIGAIIEEHIDADISSADVKHVLIETVQYLFELKDILTEKMEKLELTNLFHTVEIPLVEVLACMENTGVKIDRKILNELSRDFDKRLTGIMKEIYSLSGEPFNINSPQQLSRILFEKLHLTPGKKTKTGYSTDIEVLEKLSLVHPLPKEILEYRTLTKLKNTYIDVLPTLINPRTGRIHASFNQMVVATGRLSSSDPNLQNIPIRGEEGRRIREAFVTEEGFLLLSSDYSQIELRVLAHISKDELLTDAFLKDEDIHTNVAREVFGVQAGDVTQEMRRVAKVINFGIIYGMSGYGLSKELGVSQRDAQNYIDEYFIKYKGVKAYIESVLEETRIRGFVRTLFGRVRYIPEINNRDAAVRQLGERTAMNTPIQGTAADIIKMAMVSIHRRIRENRLASRLIMQIHDELVFEVKQDEFVDMERIVRHEMEHVINLAVPLKVSLGKGRNWTEAHD from the coding sequence ATACCAACCAATACAACCTATGCCTTTATCAGTATGCTGAAGAAACTCATGAATGAAGAAAAACCGGACACCCTGATCGTAGTCTTTGATTCAAAGGCACCATCTTTCCGTGAAGAAATCTCAAAGGCATATAAAGCGCAAAGACCTCCCATGCCGGACAACCTTTCAGTCCAAATTCCCTATGTAAAGATGGTTATGGAGGCAATGGGCATACCGATACTGGAACAAGCAGGGTTTGAGGCCGACGACATCATCGGTACCATAGTAGAAAAGTTCAGAGAAGAAAATGTGCAAATGTATATTGTTACAGGCGATAAAGACATGATGCAGCTCGTATCAAACAGGGTTTTTATCCGTGATACAATGAAAAACCTGTTAATAGGCGAGCAGGAAGTAATGGAAAAATTTGGTGTTAAGCCCTCCCTTATGACAGACTATCTGGCATTATGCGGGGATACCTCGGACAATATACCGGGCGTGCCAGGTGTTGGCGAAAAAACTGCGAAAGAACTCATAGACAGCATCGGGTCAATAGAAGAAATTTATGAGCGCCTCGAAGAAGTGAAAAAGATATCAGTAAAGGAAAAGCTTGTTGCAGGCAAAGACCTGGCCTTTATGAGCAAGGAACTTGCAACAATCAGGATAGATGTGCCTATCGGCAAGGAAGTCGAACATCTTGTTCAGAAAGAAGAAGACTCGAATGCCTTAAGGAGAATTTACCGGGAGCTTGAATTTACTTTACTTTATAAGGAGATTGGGGCAGAGAACACAAAGAAAAAGGCATCGCAGGAAATAGAACTTTCCTCCTTAAATAGGAAAAATGTGGCAATCGTTACAAATTTTCAGGGTAAAAGCCCTAATGATATACATTTGGACGGGTTTGCCGCATTTGACAATGAAGGCGTTTACTTCTCCAGGAATGAGGATGAACTGATTGACATCATGGGCAGTGCGGAAGAGGTCGTAATCCACAATATAAAACCGGTTTTACTCTTCTTATTAAATAAAGCTGACGCATTAAATCCTTTTGCATTTCATCCTTTGCCTCTCTTCTCTCACCTATTTTTCGACACTATGCTCGCATCATATCTGCTCAATCCCTTGAGAAAAGATTATGGAATCGGCGCTATTATAGAGGAGCATATTGATGCAGATATATCTTCCGCCGATGTAAAGCATGTCCTGATAGAAACTGTTCAATATCTATTTGAACTGAAAGACATACTGACTGAGAAAATGGAAAAATTGGAGCTGACAAACCTTTTTCATACAGTAGAAATACCACTTGTAGAAGTCCTTGCCTGTATGGAAAACACCGGCGTAAAAATCGATCGGAAGATACTTAACGAGCTTTCAAGGGATTTTGACAAAAGACTTACCGGCATCATGAAGGAAATTTACAGCCTTTCAGGGGAACCCTTCAATATTAATTCTCCGCAGCAGCTTTCCCGCATCCTTTTTGAAAAATTACATCTCACGCCAGGCAAAAAAACAAAGACAGGTTATTCAACAGACATAGAGGTTCTTGAGAAACTCTCTTTGGTTCACCCGCTGCCAAAGGAGATTCTCGAATACAGGACTCTTACCAAACTGAAAAACACCTATATCGATGTCCTGCCTACCCTTATAAACCCTCGTACAGGCAGGATACATGCTTCTTTTAACCAGATGGTCGTTGCTACGGGGAGATTAAGCAGCAGTGATCCGAATCTCCAGAACATCCCTATACGTGGTGAAGAAGGAAGGAGAATACGTGAGGCCTTTGTAACGGAAGAAGGTTTTTTACTCCTTTCTTCGGATTATTCGCAGATAGAACTCCGGGTTCTTGCCCATATTTCGAAAGATGAGCTTCTTACAGATGCCTTTTTAAAGGATGAAGATATCCATACAAATGTGGCACGGGAGGTCTTTGGGGTACAGGCAGGCGATGTTACGCAGGAGATGAGAAGAGTTGCGAAGGTGATAAACTTCGGCATAATCTACGGCATGAGCGGCTACGGACTTTCGAAAGAACTCGGTGTTTCGCAAAGAGATGCCCAGAATTATATAGATGAGTACTTTATAAAATATAAAGGCGTAAAAGCCTATATTGAGTCAGTACTGGAAGAAACTCGCATCAGGGGTTTTGTAAGGACGCTCTTTGGAAGGGTCCGTTACATACCGGAGATCAATAATCGTGATGCAGCAGTACGGCAGCTCGGCGAAAGAACTGCCATGAATACGCCTATCCAGGGTACGGCAGCAGATATCATCAAAATGGCGATGGTGAGTATTCACAGAAGGATCAGGGAAAACAGGCTTGCCTCAAGACTCATTATGCAGATTCACGATGAGCTTGTCTTTGAAGTGAAGCAGGATGAGTTTGTTGATATGGAGAGGATTGTAAGGCATGAAATGGAGCATGTGATCAACCTTGCTGTACCTCTGAAGGTATCTCTTGGCAAGGGCAGGAATTGGACGGAAGCCCACGATTAG